The following proteins come from a genomic window of Metarhizium brunneum chromosome 2, complete sequence:
- the imqF gene encoding N-methyltransferase imqF: MENGTVLDIGGSSLTTDIGARLRDVLKSKDEGGKKPVLPDEYLYNDLGLELWRRFISQHEFYQTRDEVAMFQANGKDIAKQFARDSKKLFLLDIGAGDTGKVHHLLVELEKHAQVPITYCALDISKASLETNVEKLARQHSGPGSMVNILGLWGTFQHGQKFAREKNFDGRMIYLSLGSVLCNDEWDNAVDHLKAWKDVMRPDDLMLIGMDGHTAKDEDQKKKLWDSYHKREDLLKPFFDNGYDGMNRSIGEQIFNDKNFEYHAELEDEPTTRHRNWITAKKDIWCEATNSMIEAGQEFDWFDAHRYGPEKVKGMCSQVGLEVMKVWQAKDSHFYQYLIQSISIPVLMDSDSGVSGVA; encoded by the exons ATGGAAAACGGCACTGTCCTTGATATTGGGGGCAGCTCTCTGACAACTGATATTGGTGCGCGTCTGAGAGATGTTCTCAAGTCGAAGGACGAGGGGGGTAAGAAGCCGGTACTCCCAGATGAATACTTGTATAACGATTTGGGATTGGAATTATGGAGGCGCTTCATTTCCCAGCACGAATTTTACCAAACCCGTGATGAGGTTGCCATGTTCCAAGCCAACGGGAAGGACATCGCAAAACAGTTCGCGCGTGACAGCAAGAAATTATTCTTGCTTGACATCGGTGCAGG AGACACGGGCAAAGTCCACCATCTCCTCGTTGAGCTCGAAAAACATGCTCAAGTGCCAATCACGTATTGTGCGCTAGACATATCCAAAGCCTCCCTGGAAACCAATGTGGAAAAACTGGCCAGACAGCATTCAGGGCCGGGATCCATGGTTAACATCCTAGGTCTTTGGGGGACGTTTCAACACGGGCAAAAGTTCGCCCGAGAGAAAAACTTCGACGGCCGAATGATCTATCTCTCCCTTGGCTCTGTTTTATGCAACGATGAGTGGGACAATGCCGTCGACCATCTGAAAGCTTGGAAGGACGTCATGCGTCCAGACGACTTGATGCTAATCGGAATGGACGGCCATACAgccaaggacgaggaccagaaaaagaagctgTGGGATTCATATCACAAACGGGAAGACCTGTTGAAGCCATTCTTCGACAACGGTTATGATGGTATGAACCGATCCATTGGCGAACAAATCTTCAATGACAAGAACTTTGAGTATCATGCGGAGCTTGAAGATGAACCGACTACCAGGCACCGCAACTGGATAACTGCGAAGAAAGATATCTGGTGCGAGGCGACAAACAGCATGATagaggctggccaagaattTGATTGGTTCGATGCGCATAGATATGGCCCAGAGAAGGTCAAAGGAATGTGTTCCCAGGTGGGACTGGAGGTGATGAAAGTTTGGCAAGCAAAAGACTCCCACTTCT ACCAGTATTTGATCCAATCGATTAGTATCCCGGTTCTAATGGATAGCGACAGCGGTGTATCCGGTGTGGCATAA